One Halolamina litorea genomic window carries:
- a CDS encoding DNA topoisomerase VI subunit B, producing the protein MTSQQTTLGEGATTAEELAESQREISIAEFFEKNKHMLGFDSGARGLVTAVKEAVDNALDATEEAGIRPDIYVEIREVGDYYRLVVEDNGPGITKEQLPKVFGKLLYGSRFHSREQTRGQQGIGISAAVLYSQLTSGKPAKITSRTQGSAEAEYFELIIDTDSNEPEIQTESTTSWDRSHGTRIELEMEANMRARAQLHDYVKHTAVVNPHARIELREPGLDEPLKFERATDQLPAETKEIRPHPHGVELGTLIKMLGATDSYSVSGFMQEEFTRVGKKTADSVIDAFRDRHFGRELGWPARNGSPGADVTADIEATLREAVSNKGADATDTFAERIANSLTERERTNYSAVVDIVATVADEVGTETGKTFGSTVRENAVEAAWTELTRVGGDTEENGDGLDRLTPTLYELVDDATSTRKDDAAVHGLAERLAERLVAAGDDGPDRMRFTHSALKVIVDEAADTTEEYDEETFGDTARENVVEALWSRMVTVPDDPPNVTVVAEDRDTASELLEAMRATDILAPPTDCLAPITEELVEAGLRKEYDADFYAASTRDAEVHGGDPFVVEAGIAYGGEIGAEGNVELLRFANRVPLVYQRGACATTDVVKRIGWRNYGLDQPGGSGMPSGPAVISIHVASTNVPFTSESKDALASVPAIEDEIELAIREAARELKSYLNKRRSMAKRREKQDVLGRILPQMAEKVSEVTGREYPDIEGAMARIMNNIGVDRERDDDSVTLTVENHSSRGESLEITEIVSAEPAALPDGVDAIEVDDEWFIKWNPEVGSGETVELTYSLPSDADADANVDGVDAEKLTVNA; encoded by the coding sequence ATGACCTCGCAGCAGACGACACTCGGCGAGGGCGCGACGACGGCCGAGGAGTTGGCCGAGAGTCAGCGCGAGATCTCCATCGCCGAGTTCTTCGAGAAGAACAAGCACATGCTCGGGTTCGACTCGGGCGCCCGGGGGCTGGTGACGGCCGTGAAGGAGGCCGTCGACAACGCCCTCGACGCGACCGAGGAGGCGGGCATCCGCCCCGACATCTACGTCGAAATCCGCGAGGTCGGCGACTACTACCGACTCGTGGTCGAGGACAACGGTCCCGGGATCACCAAAGAACAGCTCCCGAAAGTGTTCGGGAAGCTCCTCTATGGCTCGCGGTTCCACTCCCGCGAACAGACCCGTGGCCAGCAGGGGATCGGTATCTCGGCGGCGGTGCTCTACTCCCAACTGACCTCCGGCAAGCCCGCGAAGATCACCTCCCGCACGCAGGGCAGCGCCGAGGCGGAGTACTTCGAACTCATCATCGACACGGACAGCAACGAACCCGAGATCCAGACCGAATCGACGACTTCGTGGGACCGCAGCCACGGCACCCGGATCGAGTTGGAGATGGAGGCCAACATGCGGGCCCGCGCGCAGCTCCACGACTACGTCAAACACACCGCGGTCGTCAACCCCCACGCCCGGATCGAACTCCGGGAACCCGGGCTCGACGAGCCGCTGAAGTTCGAGCGCGCGACCGACCAACTCCCCGCCGAGACGAAGGAGATCCGGCCCCACCCCCACGGCGTCGAACTGGGGACGCTGATCAAGATGCTCGGCGCGACGGACTCCTACTCGGTCTCGGGGTTCATGCAGGAGGAGTTCACCCGTGTCGGGAAGAAGACCGCCGACAGCGTCATCGACGCCTTCCGGGACCGCCACTTCGGCCGCGAACTCGGCTGGCCCGCCCGCAACGGTTCCCCCGGCGCCGACGTGACCGCCGACATCGAGGCCACGCTCCGGGAGGCCGTCTCGAACAAGGGCGCCGACGCGACCGACACCTTCGCCGAACGGATCGCGAACAGCCTGACCGAGCGCGAGCGGACGAACTACTCGGCGGTCGTCGACATCGTCGCCACCGTCGCCGACGAGGTCGGCACCGAGACGGGCAAGACGTTCGGCTCGACGGTCCGGGAGAACGCGGTCGAGGCGGCGTGGACCGAACTCACCCGCGTCGGCGGCGACACGGAGGAGAACGGCGACGGCCTCGACCGGCTGACGCCGACGCTGTACGAACTGGTCGACGACGCCACCTCGACGCGGAAGGACGACGCCGCGGTCCACGGGCTGGCCGAGCGACTGGCCGAGCGCCTCGTGGCCGCCGGCGACGACGGTCCCGACCGGATGCGGTTCACTCACTCGGCGCTGAAGGTGATCGTCGACGAGGCCGCCGACACCACCGAGGAGTACGACGAGGAGACGTTCGGCGACACCGCCCGGGAGAACGTCGTCGAGGCGCTTTGGAGCCGGATGGTCACGGTCCCGGACGACCCGCCGAACGTGACGGTCGTCGCCGAGGACCGCGACACCGCCTCGGAACTGCTCGAAGCGATGCGCGCGACGGACATCCTCGCGCCGCCGACGGACTGTCTGGCCCCGATCACCGAGGAACTGGTCGAGGCGGGGCTGCGAAAGGAGTACGACGCGGACTTCTACGCCGCCTCGACGCGTGACGCGGAGGTCCACGGCGGCGACCCGTTCGTCGTCGAGGCCGGGATCGCCTACGGCGGCGAGATCGGCGCCGAGGGCAACGTCGAACTGCTGCGCTTTGCCAACCGCGTGCCGCTCGTCTACCAGCGCGGTGCGTGTGCGACGACCGACGTGGTCAAGCGGATCGGTTGGCGCAACTACGGGCTCGATCAGCCCGGCGGCTCGGGGATGCCCAGCGGCCCGGCGGTCATCTCGATCCACGTCGCCTCGACGAACGTCCCCTTCACCAGCGAGTCAAAGGACGCGCTGGCGTCGGTGCCGGCGATCGAGGACGAGATCGAACTCGCCATCCGCGAGGCCGCCCGCGAACTCAAGTCCTACCTCAACAAGCGCCGCTCGATGGCCAAGCGCCGGGAGAAACAGGACGTGCTCGGGCGCATCCTCCCCCAGATGGCCGAGAAGGTCTCCGAGGTCACCGGCCGGGAGTACCCCGACATCGAGGGGGCGATGGCCCGGATCATGAACAACATCGGCGTCGACCGCGAGCGCGATGACGACTCGGTGACGCTGACGGTCGAGAACCACTCCAGCCGGGGTGAGAGCCTGGAGATCACGGAGATCGTCTCCGCGGAGCCCGCGGCCCTCCCCGACGGCGTCGACGCCATCGAGGTCGACGACGAGTGGTTCATCAAGTGGAACCCCGAGGTCGGCTCGGGTGAGACGGTCGAACTGACGTACAGCCTACCGAGCGACGCCGACGCCGACGCGAACGTCGACGGCGTCGACGCCGAGAAACTCACGGTGAACGCATGA
- a CDS encoding DNA topoisomerase IV subunit A, giving the protein MSIKDTSDEEARERLIELAAQFYDQFAAGEIPHLDLPTRTKTNIEYDPQKKVWVYGDRTSTRSANSVGGARKLLKASYAVEFLANQLDENRSSTLRELYYLSESWDNDEAQFNSQDESNGLIEDLEIATGVTREDFHMRPEESGAKVMGPLKLREQTRRGDRDIHCQDDVGQGGYQIPNDPDTIEFLDNDADFVMCVETGGMRDRLVENGFDDEYNCLVVHLGGQPARATRRLTKRLHDELDLPVVVFCDGDPWSYRIYGSVAYGSIKSAHLSEYLATPEADYVGIRPQDIVDYDLPTDPLADSDINALESELEDPRFQSEFWEEQIELQLDIGKKAEQQALASRGLDFVTDTYLPERLEEMGIL; this is encoded by the coding sequence ATGAGCATCAAGGACACCAGCGACGAGGAGGCACGCGAACGGCTGATCGAGCTTGCCGCACAGTTCTACGACCAGTTCGCGGCCGGGGAGATCCCCCATCTGGACCTCCCGACCCGGACCAAGACGAACATCGAGTACGACCCGCAGAAGAAAGTCTGGGTGTACGGCGACCGTACGTCGACGCGCTCGGCGAACTCCGTCGGCGGCGCCCGGAAGCTGCTGAAAGCGAGCTACGCGGTCGAGTTCCTCGCGAACCAGTTGGACGAGAACCGCTCGTCGACCCTGCGTGAACTCTACTACCTGAGTGAGTCCTGGGACAACGACGAGGCCCAGTTCAACAGTCAGGACGAGTCCAACGGCCTGATCGAGGACTTGGAGATCGCCACCGGCGTCACCCGCGAGGACTTCCACATGCGACCCGAGGAGTCCGGCGCGAAGGTGATGGGTCCGCTGAAGCTCCGCGAGCAGACCCGCCGGGGCGACCGGGACATCCACTGTCAGGACGACGTGGGCCAGGGCGGCTACCAGATCCCGAACGACCCGGACACCATCGAGTTCCTCGACAACGACGCCGACTTCGTGATGTGTGTCGAGACCGGCGGGATGCGCGACCGACTCGTCGAGAACGGCTTCGACGACGAGTACAACTGTCTGGTCGTCCACCTCGGCGGCCAGCCGGCCCGGGCGACCCGGCGGCTGACCAAGCGCCTGCACGACGAACTCGACCTGCCGGTCGTCGTCTTCTGTGACGGTGACCCGTGGTCCTACCGGATCTACGGCTCCGTGGCCTACGGCTCGATCAAGTCCGCCCACCTCTCGGAGTACCTCGCGACTCCTGAGGCCGACTACGTGGGCATCCGCCCACAGGACATCGTCGACTACGACCTGCCGACGGACCCGCTGGCGGACTCGGACATCAACGCACTGGAGTCCGAGCTGGAGGACCCGCGCTTCCAGAGCGAGTTCTGGGAGGAGCAGATCGAACTCCAACTCGACATCGGGAAGAAGGCCGAACAGCAGGCGCTGGCCTCGCGCGGCCTCGACTTCGTGACCGACACCTACCTCCCCGAGCGACTCGAGGAGATGGGCATCCTGTAG
- a CDS encoding serine hydrolase domain-containing protein: MEFPDPHDEGGFDRITPEEAGIDADAVENAVTFHLTHGTPDETVQYHMPDLEPFDETEGELGGFLGPVPDRRGGPAGLILKSGEIVAEWGDIERVDHCFSCAKSFLSIAGGVAWDQGRFDLGDRVKKDIADGGFKSDHNRQITWEHLFQQTSEWEGELFDRPDSIDRNRAVGKTGGPGKEEPRDLEEPGTFWEYNDVRINRLALSLLRLHAKPLPRVLAHEVMDPIGASRTWEWHGYYNSKVDVEGRTMESVSGGGHWGGGFWSSTTDLARAGHLLLNGGEWDGKRLLSEEWVEKATDHCDVYENYGYLLWLNTNRTLWPSAPESAYAFLGHGQNVVWIDPEHELVVVLRWLDLADDRGERDDQPNQDRFFEKLLAGV, translated from the coding sequence ATGGAGTTCCCCGACCCCCACGACGAGGGCGGCTTCGACCGCATCACCCCGGAAGAAGCGGGAATCGACGCCGACGCCGTCGAGAACGCCGTGACCTTCCACCTCACCCACGGCACGCCCGACGAAACCGTCCAGTACCACATGCCCGACCTCGAACCGTTCGACGAGACCGAGGGCGAACTGGGCGGCTTCCTCGGGCCCGTTCCTGACCGCCGGGGCGGCCCCGCAGGGCTGATCCTGAAAAGCGGCGAGATCGTCGCCGAATGGGGCGACATCGAACGGGTCGACCACTGCTTCTCCTGTGCGAAATCGTTCCTGAGCATCGCCGGCGGCGTCGCGTGGGACCAGGGACGCTTCGACCTCGGGGATCGAGTGAAGAAAGATATAGCGGATGGCGGTTTCAAGAGCGACCACAACCGACAGATCACGTGGGAGCACCTGTTCCAACAGACCTCCGAGTGGGAAGGTGAGCTGTTCGACCGGCCGGACAGCATCGACCGCAACCGCGCAGTGGGGAAAACCGGCGGTCCGGGGAAAGAGGAGCCCCGGGATCTCGAAGAGCCGGGGACGTTCTGGGAGTACAACGACGTGCGGATCAACCGCCTCGCGCTCTCGTTGCTGCGGCTGCACGCCAAACCCCTGCCGCGCGTGCTCGCCCACGAGGTGATGGACCCCATCGGCGCCAGCCGGACGTGGGAGTGGCACGGCTACTACAACTCCAAGGTCGACGTGGAGGGGCGGACGATGGAGTCCGTCTCCGGCGGCGGCCACTGGGGCGGCGGCTTCTGGTCGTCGACGACCGACCTCGCGCGGGCTGGCCACCTCCTCCTGAACGGCGGCGAGTGGGACGGCAAGCGCCTACTGAGCGAGGAGTGGGTCGAGAAGGCCACCGATCACTGCGACGTGTACGAGAACTACGGCTACCTGCTCTGGCTCAACACGAACCGGACGCTGTGGCCCTCGGCGCCCGAATCCGCCTACGCGTTCCTCGGCCACGGGCAGAACGTGGTCTGGATCGACCCCGAACACGAACTGGTCGTCGTGCTGCGCTGGCTTGACCTCGCCGATGACCGCGGCGAACGCGATGACCAGCCCAATCAGGACCGCTTCTTCGAGAAACTGCTGGCGGGGGTCTGA
- a CDS encoding nucleoside phosphorylase yields the protein MSDASDEMQYHVELEPGDVAESVLLPGNPERLDKITPHWDDHEEVAYHREYRTATGTYDGADISVTSTGIGSPSAAIAVEELARVGADTFIRVGSCGAIQPEMDVGDLVITRGAVRQEGTSKEYVREDYPAVADEEVVSALIAAAERLGHDYHVGLTMSADSFYAGQGREGFGGFEAAGSETLVEDLKEANVLNIEMETAAICTLANVYGLRAGAVCSVFANRTTGEFMTEGESVAAETASLAVKLLAKMDEVKAEAGADRWHAGLSLE from the coding sequence ATGTCTGACGCCTCCGACGAGATGCAGTACCACGTCGAACTCGAACCCGGCGACGTCGCCGAGAGCGTCCTGCTCCCGGGGAACCCCGAGCGCCTCGACAAGATCACCCCCCACTGGGACGACCACGAGGAGGTCGCCTACCACCGCGAGTACCGCACGGCCACCGGCACCTACGACGGCGCCGACATCTCGGTCACCTCGACGGGGATCGGGTCCCCGTCGGCGGCCATCGCCGTCGAGGAACTCGCCCGCGTCGGCGCGGACACGTTCATCCGTGTCGGCTCCTGTGGCGCCATCCAGCCCGAGATGGACGTCGGCGACCTCGTCATCACCCGCGGGGCCGTCCGACAGGAGGGCACGAGCAAGGAGTACGTCCGCGAGGACTACCCCGCCGTCGCCGACGAGGAGGTCGTCTCCGCGCTGATCGCCGCCGCCGAGCGACTGGGCCACGACTACCACGTCGGCCTCACGATGTCCGCCGACTCCTTCTACGCCGGACAGGGCCGCGAGGGGTTCGGGGGGTTCGAGGCCGCCGGCAGCGAGACGCTGGTCGAGGACCTCAAGGAGGCGAACGTCCTGAACATCGAGATGGAGACCGCCGCCATCTGTACGCTCGCGAACGTCTACGGCCTGCGCGCGGGTGCGGTCTGTTCGGTGTTCGCGAACCGGACGACCGGCGAGTTCATGACCGAGGGCGAGTCCGTCGCCGCCGAGACGGCGAGTCTGGCGGTGAAGCTCCTGGCGAAGATGGACGAAGTCAAGGCGGAAGCCGGCGCCGACCGCTGGCACGCCGGCCTGAGTCTGGAGTAG
- a CDS encoding class I SAM-dependent methyltransferase, whose product MSDLRQSNRRLWDEWSDDFQAIWRSDTDEGELPPAPSPFAEDAPGGPQPQILDGVEGEAYVELGCGGGQGSVGTAQLGADPVVGVDFSGEQLGHARRLRDRYGVDARFVQGDVTDLPLPDDRFDVASSEAAFQMVEHVDRAFAEAHRVLREGGVFVFSVMHPLHEAMDPASGTLEHSYVDAGPREIRIDEGYDEVLTVFDRTVADLHNGLVDAGFEVRRLFEHHSHRVENNDPEESDAPEVLWEIPQSVRFWAVAG is encoded by the coding sequence GTGAGCGATCTCCGACAGTCGAACCGCCGGCTCTGGGACGAGTGGAGCGACGACTTTCAGGCGATCTGGCGCTCGGACACCGACGAGGGCGAACTGCCGCCGGCGCCGTCGCCGTTCGCCGAGGACGCGCCGGGCGGGCCACAGCCACAGATCCTCGATGGCGTCGAGGGTGAGGCGTACGTCGAACTCGGCTGTGGCGGCGGACAGGGGAGCGTCGGGACCGCCCAACTGGGAGCCGATCCCGTCGTCGGCGTCGACTTCTCGGGCGAACAGCTCGGCCACGCACGCCGGCTCCGTGACCGCTACGGGGTTGACGCGCGGTTCGTACAGGGCGACGTGACCGACCTCCCGCTGCCGGACGACCGCTTCGACGTGGCCTCCTCGGAGGCGGCGTTCCAGATGGTCGAACACGTCGACCGCGCGTTCGCGGAGGCCCACCGCGTCCTCCGGGAGGGCGGCGTGTTCGTCTTCAGCGTGATGCATCCGTTGCACGAGGCGATGGACCCGGCGTCGGGCACGCTCGAACACAGCTACGTCGACGCCGGCCCGCGGGAGATCCGGATCGACGAGGGCTACGACGAGGTGCTGACGGTGTTCGACCGCACCGTCGCGGACCTCCACAACGGCCTCGTCGACGCCGGCTTCGAGGTCCGACGACTGTTCGAACACCACAGCCACCGTGTCGAGAACAACGACCCCGAGGAGAGCGACGCCCCCGAGGTGCTCTGGGAGATCCCCCAAAGCGTGCGGTTCTGGGCTGTCGCGGGGTGA
- a CDS encoding glycosyltransferase family 2 protein, with protein MGTSLAEAPVAHPVPVQGAVAVGGDLPLQGPWEALGPDLVATTLLWSVMSLYIAGGLYWLFEIAVYGWRYEDPERVYGSDDVQVRFLTIDAESVVQRSVDRLPEELTDRYVVAEEPMDIAGSEVAVVPDSFECSATNKGRALEWARRTLDCEAEFVLYLDEDSHVMEFAGLPDADIVQLSEHPRRTSSLLTYLAEVTRIGFQAEQRAFPSITVPLYAWGGGLAIRQSLEAEVTWDYPTVIEDTVFLWRAYVEADATFSYVTDQVSNQAPPSVGAMFRQRRRWIAGAREDNSILSIDRVLMYGIRDLSWSVTAFIPALVVLSFVPVVDLYFFEAYRLVSFVLLGMLLLWAVLGVYLHQPKRRIAVLCLLLAPITTVLHSAGALWGLLSPPETFEVTEKVDQEDDSHGL; from the coding sequence GTGGGTACGTCGCTCGCCGAAGCCCCGGTTGCTCACCCCGTCCCGGTACAGGGCGCGGTGGCGGTCGGGGGAGACCTCCCTCTGCAGGGGCCGTGGGAGGCGTTGGGGCCCGATCTCGTCGCGACGACGCTCCTCTGGTCCGTGATGAGCCTCTACATCGCCGGCGGCCTCTACTGGCTGTTCGAAATCGCCGTCTACGGCTGGCGCTACGAGGACCCCGAGCGGGTGTACGGCAGCGACGACGTCCAAGTCCGGTTCCTGACCATCGACGCCGAGTCGGTCGTCCAGCGGTCGGTCGATCGGTTGCCCGAGGAACTCACCGATCGGTACGTCGTCGCCGAGGAGCCGATGGATATCGCCGGGTCGGAGGTCGCCGTCGTCCCCGATTCCTTCGAGTGCTCCGCGACGAACAAGGGGCGGGCACTCGAGTGGGCCAGACGGACCCTCGACTGTGAGGCGGAGTTCGTGCTCTACCTCGACGAGGACAGTCACGTCATGGAGTTCGCCGGGCTTCCGGACGCGGACATCGTCCAACTCAGCGAACACCCGCGCCGGACGTCGAGCCTCCTCACCTACTTGGCGGAGGTGACCCGGATCGGGTTCCAAGCCGAACAGCGAGCGTTCCCGTCCATCACTGTCCCGCTGTACGCGTGGGGCGGCGGTTTGGCCATCAGGCAGTCCCTCGAAGCCGAGGTGACGTGGGACTACCCGACCGTCATCGAGGACACGGTGTTCCTCTGGCGCGCGTACGTCGAGGCCGACGCGACGTTCTCCTACGTCACCGACCAGGTCTCCAATCAGGCACCGCCCTCGGTCGGCGCCATGTTCCGCCAACGGCGCCGGTGGATCGCCGGCGCTCGGGAGGACAACAGCATCCTCTCCATCGATCGGGTGCTGATGTACGGTATCCGGGACCTCTCGTGGTCGGTGACCGCGTTCATACCGGCGTTGGTGGTGCTCTCGTTCGTGCCGGTGGTGGACCTGTACTTCTTCGAGGCGTACCGGCTAGTCTCGTTCGTACTGCTGGGAATGCTGCTCCTCTGGGCCGTTCTCGGGGTGTATCTCCACCAGCCGAAACGGCGTATCGCCGTGCTGTGTCTCCTCTTGGCGCCGATCACGACCGTGCTCCACTCCGCCGGTGCACTGTGGGGCCTGCTCTCGCCGCCGGAGACGTTCGAGGTCACGGAGAAAGTCGACCAGGAGGACGACAGCCATGGGCTGTAA